One Salvia splendens isolate huo1 chromosome 1, SspV2, whole genome shotgun sequence genomic window, tcttttcatttttattttttgctcaCCATATGCTTCAGGTATCTATATTTCTTTGAGAAGGGAAATCCTCAGATTACAGCTTCTGTGATTCAAGGCCTAATAGAGTTAATTAAAACTGAGATGCAGAGTGACAATGCAGTTGTAAATCCTGTATCAGATGCATTCTTCACAAGCACCTTGCGTTATATTCAATTCCAGAAAGAAAAAGGAGGCGCTATGGGTGAAAAGTACGATTCTATTAAGTTGGGAGGATAAAGATCGAGGAACTGAACCGATTATCTGTAAGGGCCATGAAGAGTTCTCCTTTGTTATTTTGGATCTCGACACGAACTGCGAAGTCGAGAAATGCCTGCATATCCACTGTATTATTCTGTTAGCTGGTGTTCTTCATAATTTGTATGCATTAATGAGTTCCTAGAATAGTTGACTGATTCTTGAATCTTGTTGGACGTGGCCAATTATAATGGTGTAATGTATATTGATTTGTTTCTAAACAATAAACTTGTTTATGGAATCATAAACTTACAGGTAAAATAACTAAGCATTTAAATATTGGtcaagaaaaataattcattgTATGTTGATGGtggaaaaagaagagaaaaaaaattattggcgGAAGCATAGAAACATTATTTACAGAAGGCCCCATTTCACAGATTGTAGATGGGATTGATAAATCTTTAATTTAATCGTTACCTTAATCAAATATGAAggtcaaaattaaaattacaacgCCATGAATGAAATGACTATTCTACAACGAGTTCTATCTGACCAAAATTATACAGACATGAATTACTCTTCCATTACAGAACAAAGGATCATTCTAAAAGCTAAAAGAAGGATGACCTTTTTTTCTATCTCAATCAACAAAGTTGAAAAGTGTTGTGCAATTTCTCTTCTAAGTACTACCTGGATGGAACTGTGCAGAGCTGTCCGTGCCTAGGATGGTGTTCCAGAGGATACATTCTCGTACTTTTCACATATTTTTGATGCTCAACGGCAGCGTTTCTTGAGCTCAATACTTGGTTCGACTTGCCCCTAATTTGCTTTGCAATGATGGAGCATTTGGCTAAGGGATCTGAAGATCCAGCTCCAACTCTCCTACGAAACAAACATAGTTCTAATATAACACAAACAATGTTATGGCACACAGCACAGATTATTTACATGAACATAAGAAACCAGAGATATTCAGATTGTCATAATAAGGTGACAAGCAAATACCTTAACAACTTCTCTGATGCAATGCGGGCTGCTGTAATTAAGCTGCGGCTCGGTACTGACTTCACTATCCGATTTGGATCAGACCGCATTGGAGAGTGGATTTTGATATGCTGTAAAAGCTTAGAAGTATAGCATTTAGTACTGAAACTAAGTGAAGAAATATTTGTAAAGTATGTATTTTTGATGAGTAATATGTTTAGTTACGAGATGATAAATCTGATAGTCATTCATTACATATTGACACGACTTACACCAAGACATTCCATCATTTGATAGTATGCCCGACCATGCAGAGGGGTGTGCCCTTGTCGAGATTCTGAAAAATACCTAGTCCTGAGATGAACAATAGGCCCATTACTAGGTAAAGCATTATATAAAAATGTGACTCGTTCAGCACATATTCCAATATACGTACCATTCTTTATAACCAGGATCAACAGTAAAACCATACATATCAACAGTGTCACAAATGGAGAGAGCAAATTCAAGAGCCTTTAGCCCGGTGCCTTTTGCAGCTGAGCCAAATGATGCTCCTAGCATCAGATAAACTGGATTTAGTATGGGAACTTCctacaaaaaaaggaaaaggtaACTTTAAAATAAGAGTATTGCATGTTTATCTGTCTATATTTCCAAATTGAATTCTATTTGAAGGGAACACAAATGGCTAAGTATAGAAATACTCGGACAAGAGATCTGAGGGAAACAACAATGATGGAAGGGGAAAACTATTCTTCAGTCAGAGAAAGGAAAATGCTGATCTCATAGAACGTACTTAACATACTAGAAGGAAAAACTCATAAAAGTACACACCCGGATCATCTTGTTCATGATATCATGAATTGTTGTTTTGACGATCAAGACCTCCTTTCCCTTGTCTGTGGGTATAAGATCATTAATATGATTGCTTATGAGATTAAGTTCACAAAATGTGAAATGTGTACATACCATACAACTCTGCGACTTTATCAAGAGCTTTTGCAGAACCCCTGTTGAGGAGGCGAAAGGTGCTTTTCGTACCAACATATTCTGTGAAATTCTGCACAAAAGAGAAATTTATAGGCAAGAGAAAGGCTAGTCTAGGTAAGATAAGACTGTTACACAGTATACGAACCTCTATAGGCGCTCCGTTCTCTCTGAAAACAGCATCATAGCTATCTATTTCATTTCCAAACTTGTTTCTTAGAAGATCACCTGAATTACCAATGACAGCACATCGGCTAAATTGCCTTGGCGTATAAGGAGGATTATCCGGAAGCACCAGTGAGAGTTTCTCCATGCACAGAGTTTTATTCTCGCATTGATTCCTGCAGCaaagaaaatcaaaatttgGTCCATATAGCCCTATCTTGAGAAAAATCAGTATTTGTATACCTATTTGTAGCAAAGAAGATCCAGAAGtttttccaaaattaaacttTTACAGCTTCACTAAATAAGTATATACAAGGATAGACCAAAAAAGCCTTCTATATTGCATGATCTATAAGTTGATAATGTCTATAATATACATTGAAGTTTTAATTATAGATTATAAGGTATATACAACAGGGGTAAGttaaacaaaacatacaaacaAGCTTGCTGTAAAAAGAGAACAGAGATGGTTTATTTTAGCATTTTGGAGGTTTCAAAGTTCAATTTGGTCTTCCAAGCCATCAGTCACTACAAACATCATAATCAATACCTAAGAAAATATTAAACTGCTACCACATATGAGCTTGCAACAGTAGTAATGACTCTGGCCTCATACGTGGGACTGCAGCTTGTAAAAGAGATTCTTATGCAGGACTTATGTATCAAAGCTACTTACAGTAGGGCTCCCTTATTGATCCTCCGCCAAGCATAATCTCTCCATCCATTTGGCAAAGCGTCAATGTATTCTCGAGTCAGAACAGTAGTACTATTCCGCACCTGCCAAAGTCCCTCACTGAACATAAATCAACTATGGTACAAGATAGTTCCCAGAGTTTATTGCAGAATGCAGATACAAGGTTAATTTTCGCAATGATGGAATGATATTAAAGTTACACAAGCTGCGTATTCAGAGACAAGTAGTTGTTTCATTCTGTTAACGAATAGAAGAGGAGTATTTAATGGAGTATAAATCTTGCACGGTACCAATAACACTAACCTGCTCCCATGTAGCCACTGCTTCGCAAAGATTGAAATCAAAAGTCAAGCCTTCAAGTTCTCCCGATTTCGGATCTTTCTGTTCAAAAATTTAACAACATCATTGGGGAAGCACGACAAAATGCATCCAGGAGCTGAAAATATTCACTCTCAGACTTTTAAAATTTGTAGTTGggaaacaataaatttaaaagtaattCGAAGCAAACATGACTACAAGATACAGCAATCACTAAGAGAGTACCCATTTCGGGACAGTCTCACTGGGGAACTGCAGCGAAACCTCACAATCATCTCTACCCCTTACAGCTTGTAAACCTAAACCATTTGCACTCTGCAAGGCATCAAATGCACCAGATGAACTACATAATATACCAAGTAAAAGCTCAAACATTATTGTCATAGGAATTCAATGAGGGAAGCGATAATTTAGGTCAACACATTTCTCATATGGAATACACATCTAATAATCCAGGATAACATAACCAACCACGCCAGACAATTATCAAAACAATTACTATAATGTAGATCTTAGCTGAAGAATCCCAATCATATTGGTGATTCCATGGGATCTTTTATCACCAGAAATTAGTACCTAGTTGGAATCTATCACCACTAGGGAAATTATGCAAGGAAAGGCATTAGCCATCATTTGTTCCACTTTCAAATGAAAACATTCTAACCCTTGTTTATACAGCACCCTCGCAACCTATCTGGAATTACAATCTAAAACAGATAATTTCAGTAAAATTTAGTTTGGATTCGAAACTTTTCTAGTATTTCAAACTCAAACAAAGTTTTGATATAAACAAGAGGATTCAATTTTTGATGTATACATTCATTCTCCAACAAAAAAATACCTAGAATTAAACAGAATAAAGAGTATGCAAACTCGTTCACTCACTTCAGATATAAATAAAAGAGCAGAAACAACTCGGAACTGACCACACACTTGCCGAAATGACTCTGTAAAGATCTCAATGCCTCCAGATCATCACTGGAAAGACCAGGCGGCCGATCTGCACACACATTCTTACACTCAATTGCAAACAGATCGAAAATTTGAACGCGGACTGAAACAAACAAGTTGATTACCGAAATTGGAAACACCAGTGATGTAAACGAGAAGAGCTCCAATCCCAGAGGTTAAAGCAACCAAAAATGCTAGCTGCAACAGCCTCATCTAAACTTCGCAATTTCTCCAATAATATTTCTCCCAATTAGTCTGAGAGTGAAATAAGTAGAGTTTTGTTTATTTGGATCTGGATTAAGGAAACAGTAAATCATTTGTTTAAGATTATTCAagtagaaatgtttttattatatatacattacacttttcttaacacaaaaaataagtctattttactttaattttatattttcccaTGTAATTATTTAATGTTATCTATATAtgaaattttcatatattttttttgtatacaTATTTTACTAATCAAgtagataattttttttaatcttgtgttttattattttctattttacttttaattttaatatttttcttttacgCACTTCCAACCCGCGCGGTCCGCCGGGGCAATACATCGAAAATGCATCAAGGGAACAAAATGCACTCAGGGATCCGTTGTGTTCACGTATTGACAAAATTGTcttaaaagttttttttttgccaGATTTCTCACCTTTCGAAGTCCAACCTCTTTCCAATTATAAGTAAAGCCTTAGGACTCATTCACACAGTATAATATTTTCAACCACCAGcatccattcagtgttatatGATACCAATGTCATTAGTTTCCTTATGTAAGATAAACTTTTGAACTAATACTGCAACCTTttacgataggtagtcaaaacatatctaggttgtgaaattgtTCTACAATTGTAATGAACTGACTATGTCACCTATTGTAATGACATGTTTCACTACTTAGTTTACAATGCTGAAAACTTAGACTAGTTTTgcttaaatgcatttttatttatgaaacaGACATATATCAATAAGTAAAATACGCAGTGTAATAAAACAATTCTCCTCATTAATGGATAAAAATTGATGTTTAGTTTTACATATACATAGCACTTGAAACATGCATTCCAGTATATAAATCCAACAACGCCTTCACGTTGTCGCCTCCGAACCCCTTGAGAAATAGTTGTGCAAAGAGAATGTGTGTGCGAGGAAAGGAAGGAAACTATGCACTAgtaatacacacacacacacacacacacatatatatatatatatatatatatatatatactttagcAATGTTTGCAACAATAAGCTTAGGAAAACGACAACCACAGCGGCAGCAAGGCGCCAACACAACACAAAGGCGATCACAAACGCCATGACAGTGAGCTTCGTGTTTTGAACTAGTGTGGAAATGCAATCTGCTAGAGAGTTGCGTGCTAATGTTGCCTCACTAGCTAGTTGCCTAGCTTGGAGGCGAGGGTGCAACCGTTGTTATCATCCTGTCAAACTTGTCCAACTTGTTGGATTCGCGCATCATCTAGGCGTTTGAACGTCAACTAAAACCTAATGCacttttaaaaaaacaataaactAAGAGTGAACAATGCTATTTCAATATAGGGTATCGTATCCACAAAAACTTACACATGCATCTTGTACTATCTAGAAAGTCAAATTATGATACTTTGTTATAAATAAACaacttgaattttattttatttttattttcaaatattttgcCTTTACGAATCAACAAGAAAACTCGAATTTTCGATACTCCATTTTTATTTCTCATCAAACAAATGACAGTATCATCTTCTACAAATCCTAGTTATTCCTGGCATGACAGTGAGAAACATCTCCGCTGGTAGTAGCATTAGTATCTTACAACGTCAACGTGTCCATTCTTCGATTATAATTATgtagaataattaatttgacTTTCTAGAAGGTTCGTCTGAATCCATTGGACCTCCGACGTGATTCAGAAAACTCGATTGATCTCTTATGACTTTCCATAGTCATAGCTACGTTACATTAAGAACAAAAACCAGTGATAATTAGTTCGCATCAtatatcatcatcatccatttaAATACAAACCATGACAAAAGCAAATTACTCCATTAACATTAGTCGAAATTGCATCATATTTGGAAATACAAAAAGCACATAaagataattaatttatcttCAGCAATAAAAACCAAATTGTCTAAAGCTGAAGCCCTAAATTACAAGGGAAGAATCATTGTGTTACACCCATTAAAAACACATGGGATCTCCACTATAACTCCCCAAACACAAACGTAATACTCATCAAGCTTAGCTTAATGAATTCCCACAACTTCTTAAAAAATATCAGCAGTGGACCAAAATCAAGCATATATAACTATTTCGAAAAAATCGAATTTGGAGTATtttagaaggaaaaaaaaaagatttcttgaatgagatttttttttattatgtgaaaaaaaaaaatcattcaaaGAACCCTTCTAAAATCACCCCAAATTCGAAATTTGTCACTGCAGTCGAAGAAGGCGCCGCAGATCATCGGTGGCGCCGGCATCCAGGCCGGCAGCCGCCTTGCAGCTGAGCCTCGGCCACAGCGAGAAACTTGGCAGAGGCAGGCTGCTCGGCGGCGGAGAGAAGGTGAACACCGCCGAGCTAGAAAAAATGCCGGCCTGATCACCGACCTCCGCCGCCCTCAATCCGCCGCCGATCTCACACTTTCTCGCGTCGAATGAGATCAACGGCGCAGCGTCCTTGGATTTCTTCGGCGAGTTTTTGCCTTGCTTTTTTGGAGATTTTGATTTATTAGGGTTTCTAGATTTTTTGTCGGCGGTGGGGAGGGGTAGCAAGGGTGGTTGTGAGGATTGGCGGTGGAGAAACGGCGGCGGAGGCCGCAGAAGGCCGGAGGAGTTGAACCGGGATAGCCGGAATGCGTCGGAAGGGTTTGAAATGATTGGATTCTGATAGATTTTTTGGGGATTTTTTAGATGAGATTTGTATGGAGAGATTGATTTATGATCAAACGATGGATGCATCATAGCTGCATCCACATCTATCCGGATAAATTCAACAAAATGATCAAACAATAAGGATGAAGAGTTTTATTAATAGAAATGAACTAAAATTGAAGATCATCAGCTGCGTCTTATATAGAAGGCGAACTTCTCCAACGCCTgctttattttcattattaattCAGCAGtggcaataattaattaatagataaAAATGTTTTTAATTCTAATTTAGTAATTAAccgacagcagcagcagcagcagcagaagGTCGGCTGAAGCAAGATTTCTGAATTTCGGaggattaattaattttacatGGGCGGCAGCCGCCGAAGGCAGCGCAGCCGAGGGATTGTGGCAATCGCCGTTGTCGCGAGGAGGGCCGTTGATCTTCTTCCTCGGGCTCCTAGAAAGCGACGTGCGATGAGATCGCGGCCGTACACGTTTTAAATGAGAGTGATTTCCCTCACGTGGAGGGATTTGGGGTTAGGCAGCaaagaatattttaataaatgtaaattgATTTTCATTTCCCATGCTACGTAACTTTGGGTGTATCAGTTAGAAAGTCAAATCAAGGAATAAAATTTCAAAGATTGGCTGGATAAATCATAAATCAATGTAACGCTAACAGGATTGGAAAAGATAATATTTAGAGGTTGTAtgatatttattcaaaatcatgCGAGTCTACATctaattatagtact contains:
- the LOC121793430 gene encoding sialyltransferase-like protein 2 produces the protein MRLLQLAFLVALTSGIGALLVYITGVSNFDRPPGLSSDDLEALRSLQSHFGKCVSANGLGLQAVRGRDDCEVSLQFPSETVPKWKDPKSGELEGLTFDFNLCEAVATWEQVRNSTTVLTREYIDALPNGWRDYAWRRINKGALLNQCENKTLCMEKLSLVLPDNPPYTPRQFSRCAVIGNSGDLLRNKFGNEIDSYDAVFRENGAPIENFTEYVGTKSTFRLLNRGSAKALDKVAELYDKGKEVLIVKTTIHDIMNKMIREVPILNPVYLMLGASFGSAAKGTGLKALEFALSICDTVDMYGFTVDPGYKEWTRYFSESRQGHTPLHGRAYYQMMECLGHIKIHSPMRSDPNRIVKSVPSRSLITAARIASEKLLRRVGAGSSDPLAKCSIIAKQIRGKSNQVLSSRNAAVEHQKYVKSTRMYPLEHHPRHGQLCTVPSR